One window of the Rosa rugosa chromosome 3, drRosRugo1.1, whole genome shotgun sequence genome contains the following:
- the LOC133736785 gene encoding allene oxide synthase 1, chloroplastic-like, which translates to MSSSSSSSDPSDSSSSAPPKLPLKPIPGDYGLPFFGPIKDRYNYFYSQGKDEFFKTRIQKYNSTVFRTNMPPGSFIASNPKVIAVLNAVSFPVLFDTSKVEKRNVLDGTYMPSTSFTGGYRVCAYLDPSEPNHSSLKRFFLSLLASRHNKFIPLFQNHLSDLFLNLETEISKNGKADFNTPSDDMAFKFVFSLFCGSHNTSLGSKGPSLVALWLAPQLAPQITLGSPKLLSFAEDLLLHTFSYPAFLVKSTYTKLYDALYESSASVLDEAENSFGIPREEACHNLLFLVCFNAFGGMKLLFPALIKWVGSAGEDLHRLLRNEIRAVVKENDGNVTFSALDKMTLTKSVVYEALRIEPPVPFQYGKAKEDIVVHSHDAAFEIKKGEMIFGYQPFATKDPKIFENPEEFVGHRFVGEGEKLLKYVYWSNGRETEDPTLENKQCAGKDLVLLVSRLMLVEFFLRYDTCTVDVTTVSLGASVTFKTLTKAS; encoded by the coding sequence atgtcttcatcttcttcttcttctgaccCATCTGACTCATCATCATCTGCACCACCAAAGCTTCCATTGAAACCAATCCCAGGCGACTATGGCTTACCCTTCTTCGGTCCCATTAAAGATCGTTACAACTATTTCTACAGCCAAGGAAAAGATGAGTTCTTCAAAACCCGAATCCAAAAATACAACTCCACAGTCTTCCGTACCAACATGCCTCCCGGCTCCTTCATCGCTTCAAACCCTAAAGTCATAGCAGTCCTCAACGCCGTGAGCTTCCCCGTTCTCTTTGACACCTCCAAAGTCGAAAAACGTAACGTCTTGGACGGCACCTACATGCCCTCCACATCCTTCACCGGCGGCTATCGCGTCTGCGCCTATCTCGACCCCTCAGAACCGAACCACTCTTCTCTCAAGCGCTTCTTCTTGTCTCTACTCGCCAGTCGCCACAACAAGTTCATCCCACTCTTCCAAAACCACTTGTCAGACCTCTTTCTCAACCTGGAAACTGAAATTTCAAAAAATGGCAAAGCAGACTTCAACACTCCGAGCGACGACATGGCCTTTAAGTTCGTGTTCTCGCTGTTCTGCGGGTCACACAATACTTCATTGGGTTCTAAAGGGCCAAgcttggtggccttatggctcgCGCCACAACTGGCCCCGCAGATCACACTCGGATCGCCCAAGTTGCTGAGCTTTGCTGAAGATTTGTTGCTGCACACGTTTTCCTACCCTGCATTTCTGGTCAAATCGACCTACACGAAGCTCTACGATGCGCTTTACGAGTCGTCAGCTTCGGTTTTGGACGAGGCCGAGAATAGTTTCGGGATTCCACGAGAAGAAGCTTGCCACaaccttttgtttttggtttgctTCAATGCTTTTGGTGGCATGAAGCTTTTGTTCCCTGCTTTAATCAAGTGGGTTGGATCAGCAGGAGAGGATTTGCACCGCCTGCTCCGCAATGAAATCAGGGCCGTTGTTAAGGAAAATGATGGGAATGTTACTTTCTCGGCGTTGGATAAGATGACTTTGACCAAGTCCGTGGTTTATGAGGCTTTGAGGATTGAACCTCCAGTTCCGTTCCAGTACGGGAAGGCCAAGGAGGATATCGTTGTCCATAGCCATGATGCGGCATTTGAGATTAAGAAGGGGGAAATGATTTTCGGATATCAGCCGTTCGCCACGAAAGATCCGAAGATTTTTGAGAATCCGGAGGAGTTTGTGGGGCATAGGTTTGTAGGAGAAGGTGAGAAATTGTTGAAGTATGTTTATTGGTCGAATGGTCGCGAAACTGAGGATCCAACGTTGGAGAATAAGCAGTGCGCGGGGAAGGATTTGGTGTTGCTTGTGTCGAGGTTAATGTTGGTAGAGTTTTTCCTTCGATATGACACTTGTACTGTTGATGTGACTACGGTTTCATTGGGCGCATCAGTGACATTCAAAACATTGACCAAAGCCTCCTGA